One window from the genome of Jeotgalibaca sp. MA1X17-3 encodes:
- the tsaD gene encoding tRNA (adenosine(37)-N6)-threonylcarbamoyltransferase complex transferase subunit TsaD: MSEEDVYILAVESSCDETSAAVIKNGNEILSNIVASQIKSHMRFGGVVPEVASRHHVEQITQVLESALDESEMTMEQIDAVAVTEGPGLVGSLLIGVSAAKAMAYAHGKPLLAINHMAGHIYANQLVQPLVFPLLALIVSGGHTELVYMPEDGVYEVIGETRDDAAGEAYDKIGRVLGLSYPGGKVMDEMAHKGEETLQFPRAMMKEDHYDFSFSGLKSSVINTIHNARQKGDDLDPFNVAASFQASVVEVLVTKTIRAAKEKQVQQLLLAGGVAANKGLRTALTEAVRNELPDVELLIPPLKLCGDNAAMIGAAAYIEFKKDEFSSLSLNARPGLMLE, encoded by the coding sequence ATGAGTGAAGAAGACGTATATATATTAGCAGTGGAAAGCAGTTGTGATGAAACGAGTGCTGCGGTTATTAAAAATGGAAATGAAATTCTTTCCAATATTGTAGCTTCGCAAATAAAAAGTCATATGCGCTTTGGTGGGGTTGTACCGGAAGTGGCTAGTCGTCATCATGTAGAACAAATTACTCAAGTACTTGAATCAGCGCTTGATGAATCAGAGATGACGATGGAGCAGATTGATGCGGTTGCGGTAACGGAAGGACCAGGTTTGGTTGGCTCTTTGTTGATTGGAGTGAGTGCTGCGAAAGCAATGGCATATGCTCACGGGAAGCCGTTACTTGCGATCAATCATATGGCGGGTCATATCTATGCAAATCAACTCGTTCAACCATTGGTGTTTCCTTTGCTAGCATTAATTGTAAGTGGAGGTCATACAGAATTAGTTTATATGCCGGAAGATGGTGTATATGAAGTTATTGGTGAAACGAGAGATGATGCAGCTGGAGAAGCCTATGATAAAATTGGCAGAGTTTTAGGATTATCTTATCCAGGTGGAAAAGTGATGGATGAGATGGCGCATAAAGGTGAAGAAACGTTACAATTTCCTAGAGCAATGATGAAAGAAGACCACTATGATTTTAGTTTTAGTGGACTAAAGAGCTCGGTTATAAATACCATTCATAATGCAAGGCAAAAAGGAGACGATTTAGATCCTTTCAATGTTGCCGCAAGTTTTCAAGCAAGTGTGGTTGAAGTGCTAGTCACGAAAACGATTCGAGCTGCAAAGGAAAAACAAGTACAACAACTTTTACTTGCAGGAGGAGTAGCTGCAAATAAAGGGTTACGCACGGCACTGACAGAAGCTGTACGAAATGAATTACCGGATGTTGAATTATTGATTCCTCCTTTGAAATTATGTGGAGACAATGCAGCAATGATTGGTGCAGCAGCATATATTGAATTTAAGAAAGATGAATTTTCATCATTAAGTTTAAATGCTCGACCAGGTTTAATGTTAGAATAG
- the rimI gene encoding ribosomal protein S18-alanine N-acetyltransferase: MSEMKIEEDGLNHQEVSKGKVIILDGSSPKTAEALYWITLQANGGHTTWKTSSFQMELVDPNNLYLGYEENGELLGYIGCMLILDEGSINNYGVLPEHKRKGIGSKLMYQLLEYCKEKSIDKLFLEVRISNQAALSIYKKVGFKQIGYRKDYYVDPVEDAYLCWLPIEKIYE, translated from the coding sequence ATGAGCGAAATGAAAATAGAGGAAGACGGATTGAACCATCAGGAAGTAAGCAAAGGTAAAGTTATTATCCTAGATGGAAGTTCTCCTAAGACAGCAGAAGCTCTCTACTGGATTACCCTTCAAGCTAATGGAGGTCACACTACATGGAAGACCTCTTCTTTCCAAATGGAATTAGTGGATCCTAATAATTTATACTTAGGATATGAAGAAAATGGTGAATTACTTGGCTATATTGGCTGCATGTTGATTCTAGACGAAGGTTCCATTAATAATTATGGAGTTCTACCCGAGCACAAAAGAAAAGGGATTGGCTCAAAACTAATGTACCAACTATTGGAATATTGTAAAGAAAAAAGTATAGACAAGCTGTTTTTAGAAGTACGTATTTCCAATCAAGCAGCTCTTTCTATATACAAAAAAGTTGGTTTTAAACAAATTGGTTATCGCAAAGATTATTATGTAGATCCAGTTGAAGATGCGTACCTTTGCTGGCTTCCTATTGAGAAAATTTATGAGTAG
- the rimI gene encoding ribosomal protein S18-alanine N-acetyltransferase produces MKELINQFHSLFDNLQKEKDEIKENVAFSERTNYLQDKHRVRNDEMIRIEIGRRRHIADIIDIERKGYQGLTPWGYSALETDILRSKKSLYFVAYHKMTPIAFLGSRLESSNIHITNIAVVPDWQSQGIGRLLIGNLVEVAKMEQVASLSLEVRVSNEKAKALYDKMGFESIRVKKNYYHGDGEDALDMHLIVREDLKTLDEKEE; encoded by the coding sequence TTGAAAGAATTGATTAATCAGTTCCACTCTCTTTTTGATAATCTTCAAAAAGAAAAGGATGAAATAAAAGAAAATGTCGCATTTTCAGAACGTACCAATTATTTACAAGATAAACATCGAGTCAGAAATGATGAAATGATCCGGATTGAAATAGGTCGAAGAAGGCATATTGCGGACATTATTGATATTGAAAGAAAAGGATATCAAGGTTTGACTCCTTGGGGCTACTCCGCGTTAGAAACCGATATATTAAGAAGCAAAAAATCTTTATATTTTGTTGCTTATCACAAAATGACCCCTATAGCTTTTTTAGGGTCTCGTCTTGAAAGTAGCAATATCCATATTACAAATATAGCGGTAGTACCGGATTGGCAAAGCCAAGGAATTGGTCGTTTATTAATTGGAAATTTAGTTGAGGTAGCAAAAATGGAGCAAGTAGCCAGTCTTAGCTTGGAAGTTAGAGTCTCCAATGAAAAAGCGAAAGCTCTTTACGATAAGATGGGTTTTGAATCTATACGTGTAAAAAAGAATTATTATCATGGTGATGGTGAGGATGCTTTGGATATGCATTTGATTGTTCGAGAGGACTTAAAAACTCTTGATGAGAAAGAGGAATAA
- the tsaB gene encoding tRNA (adenosine(37)-N6)-threonylcarbamoyltransferase complex dimerization subunit type 1 TsaB: protein MKILAIESSNQTMSVATVEDGLLVAEYTRNGKLQHSTQLMPAIDQVMEASGWKPKDLNQIAVTKGPGSYTGVRIGATIAKTLAWTLHIPLVPVSSLQVLAANALLSEKKIVPLIDARRKNVYAGVYLMKEDQLENLVPDEHLSSEDLFQKLAAAEGTYLFVGQDVSLYQERIQEVLGERAQFMPVQDGLPRATKLAALSLMIPAVETHLFIPEYLKKPEAEEKWQEAHQEVRKGGYIERID, encoded by the coding sequence TTGAAAATACTCGCTATCGAATCATCAAATCAAACAATGAGCGTAGCAACCGTGGAAGATGGGCTATTGGTAGCTGAATACACCCGAAATGGAAAACTTCAGCATAGTACCCAGCTAATGCCAGCAATTGATCAGGTTATGGAAGCTAGTGGCTGGAAACCGAAAGACTTAAATCAAATAGCAGTAACCAAAGGGCCTGGCTCTTACACCGGTGTAAGAATCGGTGCGACGATTGCAAAAACATTAGCATGGACCTTACATATACCACTAGTTCCCGTTTCTAGTTTACAAGTATTAGCAGCCAATGCGCTATTATCCGAAAAGAAAATTGTTCCTTTAATTGATGCGCGAAGAAAAAATGTGTATGCAGGTGTCTACCTGATGAAAGAGGATCAATTAGAAAACCTAGTACCAGATGAACATCTTTCAAGTGAAGATTTATTCCAAAAATTAGCGGCAGCAGAAGGAACTTACTTATTTGTTGGACAAGACGTTTCTCTTTATCAAGAAAGAATTCAAGAAGTTTTAGGGGAACGAGCCCAATTTATGCCTGTACAAGATGGCCTTCCCCGGGCTACAAAATTAGCAGCACTTTCATTAATGATTCCGGCTGTTGAAACACATCTTTTTATACCAGAATATTTAAAGAAACCGGAAGCAGAAGAGAAATGGCAAGAGGCACATCAGGAAGTTCGGAAGGGTGGTTATATTGAAAGAATTGATTAA
- a CDS encoding CsbD family protein has translation MSNGNEDKLKGMKDKVVGKVKEEYGDLTDDASKELEGKLQQGKGEARERVGDAKKEVHDRVDDALDHDHKK, from the coding sequence ATGAGTAACGGAAATGAAGATAAATTAAAAGGTATGAAGGATAAAGTCGTCGGAAAAGTAAAAGAAGAGTATGGCGATTTAACAGACGATGCATCCAAGGAACTTGAAGGTAAGCTTCAACAAGGTAAAGGGGAAGCTCGTGAACGTGTGGGCGATGCCAAGAAAGAAGTACACGATCGAGTAGATGACGCTTTAGATCATGACCATAAAAAATAA
- a CDS encoding UDP-glucose--hexose-1-phosphate uridylyltransferase: MTKKIDIDQIVCDFVSKGNAIYSIHTLDRFYVANELLTILKKEQYEAELTPSIPLPDLLDSMDQMVEYGVMTGVIEDSLLERERLEARIMNVITPLPSIINQDFWEAYREAPMRATNDFYELSQRNDYIKTRQIAKNEHFITDSPYGKLDITINLSKPEKSKKDIEEAQKAVGNYPECQLCVENEGYNGREGIAARTNHRIVRIPLQGENWGFQYSPYAYYKEHCIVFTEKHIPMNVTTMTIQNLIELVTVLPHYFMGSNAGLPIVGGSLLGHEHFQGGQHHFPMEDAEVLERWDWKGQESVTAERLYWPISVIRLRSIDSEKIIAAGAELMDEWNGYCNEELNILASTNGERHNAVTLIARRKGEAYELDVVLRNNRTTKEYPDGIFHPHPDVQHIKKENIGLIEVLGLAILPPRLKKELKEVEAYLLGEDVQIADYHQEWANQLKDTPHLTDENVTEIVRQGVGKKFQRVMEDAGVFKQNKEGQHAFKQFTEMFQTTQLVEK; this comes from the coding sequence TTGACGAAAAAAATCGATATTGACCAAATCGTCTGCGATTTTGTGTCAAAAGGGAATGCTATTTATTCTATTCATACATTAGATCGTTTCTATGTAGCGAATGAATTGCTGACTATATTAAAAAAAGAACAATATGAAGCGGAGTTGACTCCTTCGATTCCCTTACCTGATTTACTTGATTCCATGGATCAAATGGTAGAATACGGAGTAATGACCGGAGTCATTGAAGATAGTCTACTTGAAAGAGAAAGACTTGAAGCTCGAATTATGAATGTAATTACGCCACTGCCTTCCATTATTAATCAAGATTTCTGGGAAGCATATAGAGAAGCACCAATGCGTGCAACAAATGATTTTTATGAATTATCTCAAAGAAATGATTATATAAAGACTCGTCAGATTGCTAAGAACGAACACTTTATTACAGATTCTCCTTATGGAAAATTAGATATAACGATTAATCTCTCAAAACCCGAAAAAAGTAAAAAAGATATAGAAGAAGCACAAAAAGCGGTAGGAAACTATCCAGAATGTCAGCTTTGTGTTGAAAACGAAGGGTACAATGGCAGGGAGGGAATTGCTGCTCGAACAAACCATAGAATCGTGCGAATCCCTCTTCAAGGAGAAAACTGGGGATTTCAATACTCTCCTTATGCGTATTACAAGGAACATTGTATTGTCTTTACTGAAAAACATATTCCTATGAATGTCACAACCATGACCATTCAAAACTTAATCGAATTAGTAACCGTTTTACCTCATTATTTTATGGGGTCCAATGCAGGTTTACCAATTGTAGGAGGTTCTCTTCTTGGTCATGAACATTTTCAAGGTGGACAGCATCATTTTCCTATGGAAGATGCAGAAGTGTTGGAACGGTGGGATTGGAAAGGCCAGGAATCTGTAACAGCAGAAAGATTGTACTGGCCTATTTCAGTAATTCGATTGCGTTCTATAGACTCAGAAAAAATCATTGCTGCAGGAGCAGAACTAATGGATGAGTGGAATGGTTATTGCAATGAGGAACTGAATATTTTGGCATCTACAAACGGAGAACGACATAATGCGGTAACCTTGATTGCAAGACGAAAAGGAGAGGCATATGAACTAGATGTTGTCCTACGTAATAATCGGACTACAAAAGAGTATCCAGACGGAATCTTCCATCCACATCCAGATGTTCAACATATTAAAAAAGAAAACATTGGATTAATAGAAGTTTTAGGACTGGCTATTTTACCGCCACGCTTGAAAAAAGAGCTAAAAGAGGTCGAAGCTTATCTTTTGGGTGAAGACGTTCAAATAGCGGACTATCATCAAGAATGGGCAAATCAGTTGAAAGATACACCTCATTTGACAGATGAGAATGTGACAGAAATCGTTCGACAAGGGGTAGGTAAAAAATTCCAAAGAGTGATGGAAGATGCAGGTGTTTTCAAGCAGAATAAAGAAGGACAACATGCATTTAAACAATTCACAGAAATGTTCCAAACAACTCAACTAGTAGAGAAATAA
- a CDS encoding helix-turn-helix domain-containing protein, with protein sequence MTYQTELHFVQKLLEKFCLKSYILSFADGNVPELPFELRYLIYGKAKPVETVEESLKKVDSNTVYQVLNEYHCNYILFRFPDPTKDYYFLIGPYLQKPVTKLMILKSTNKHSVSHSLFLQLEQFYTSLPLILDDSTLLAIINTLGESIWGGLEQFSLKHVNQLVQQQPDLYHSFSNFEEEDSDLLIRTLEERYAIENDMMRSVSQGLTHTKKMLTPAYANYGIQQRLTDSIRNLKNYMIILNTILRKAAEEGFVHPLHIDRVSSKFAQEIELINSSEKGFELEQKMIYQYSLLVKNHTMKGYSFLISQVIAYIDSNLAADLSLKAHAERLNVNASYLSTLFKKETGKTLTDYVNCKRIDYAIILLHSTTLQIQTIAQYCGILDVNYFTKIFKKYIGQTPKKYRDSLL encoded by the coding sequence ATGACCTATCAAACTGAACTACATTTTGTCCAGAAATTACTTGAAAAATTTTGTTTAAAATCTTATATACTTTCATTTGCTGATGGCAATGTACCTGAACTCCCTTTTGAACTTAGATACCTAATATATGGCAAAGCAAAGCCAGTTGAAACTGTCGAGGAGTCATTAAAAAAAGTTGACTCTAACACGGTATATCAAGTTTTAAATGAATATCATTGTAATTATATTTTGTTTCGTTTTCCTGATCCAACTAAAGATTATTATTTTTTAATAGGTCCCTATTTACAAAAACCGGTTACGAAACTTATGATACTTAAATCGACAAATAAACATTCTGTTTCTCATTCTCTGTTTCTTCAATTAGAACAATTTTATACTTCTTTACCTTTGATACTTGATGATAGTACTTTGCTTGCAATTATTAATACTTTGGGTGAAAGTATTTGGGGAGGATTAGAACAATTTTCTTTAAAACATGTCAACCAGCTTGTACAACAGCAACCAGATTTATACCATTCCTTCTCTAACTTTGAAGAAGAAGATTCTGATTTATTAATCCGTACTCTGGAAGAACGGTATGCTATTGAAAATGACATGATGCGATCTGTTTCACAAGGCTTAACTCATACAAAAAAAATGCTTACCCCTGCATATGCTAATTATGGAATCCAGCAACGTTTAACCGATTCCATTAGAAATTTAAAAAATTACATGATTATTTTGAATACCATATTACGGAAAGCTGCTGAAGAAGGATTTGTGCATCCATTACATATTGATAGGGTTTCATCAAAATTTGCTCAAGAAATCGAATTAATTAATTCAAGTGAGAAAGGTTTTGAATTAGAGCAGAAAATGATCTATCAATACTCCTTGCTTGTAAAAAACCATACAATGAAGGGATATTCTTTTTTAATTAGTCAAGTTATTGCTTATATTGATTCTAATTTAGCAGCAGATCTAAGTTTAAAAGCACATGCTGAGCGATTAAATGTGAACGCTAGTTATCTGTCTACTTTATTTAAGAAAGAAACAGGAAAAACACTAACAGATTATGTAAATTGTAAAAGGATAGATTATGCGATTATTCTGCTTCATTCTACTACTTTACAAATTCAAACCATCGCACAGTATTGTGGAATTCTCGATGTAAACTATTTTACAAAAATATTTAAGAAATATATTGGACAGACTCCCAAAAAGTATCGAGATAGTCTTTTATAA
- a CDS encoding glycoside hydrolase family 2 protein has product MENYCKLENGWFFTKEEQNEVPVDTFKDWQAINLPHTWNRFDGQDGGGDYYRGKCWYAKELDIPELKPGTQVYVEFQAASSRCEVYVNGVKATEHEGGYSLFRVNITSLLSTDKNILSVMVTNEHQEQIYPQMADFTFYGGLYREVNLIFVPETHFSLDFYGSTGMTASSTLTGDKEAEITLHAYVHEPKESDQVIFSIKDESGQIIANIARPAEEDTCVQLTLSDLHLWQGVIDPYLYEIETLLVRHNEVLDEIYTRHGFREFSVDPQKGFFLNGILTPLRGVSRHQDRLDQGNALTYEDHLEDALLIKELGANTIRLAHYQHSTDFYDLCDQLGFILWAEIPFISSMSEDPKAHQNCISQMKELIYQNYNHSSICFWGISNEITIGGVKEGLVDNLKELNDLVHELDPTRLSTMAQVSNLPIEDVQNQITDTVGYNHYFGWYAGDLADNEKWLDKFHEVHPDRALGISEYGCEGIITYHNENPKAGDYSEEYQALYHEHMAKIIDERPWLWGTHVWNMFDFGCDARNEGGVAGRNNKGLITIDRKVKKDSFYLYKAYWSQEPVLHICSKRYAKRSSESITVKVYSNQSEVELQVNGIPVGKQTGKHVFEFENILLKDKFTQIDAVSENLKDTTIFEKVNEPYAPYILIEDESETGVMNWFDDIDISEKKTLTFDERYFSIRNTMNEILESKEAATIVINAVSSIMGMRLKKSMLGVMGEQTLENLGSTISGASDKEIDVEAVESYINSELQKIKR; this is encoded by the coding sequence TTGGAAAACTATTGTAAATTAGAAAATGGATGGTTTTTTACAAAAGAAGAACAAAATGAGGTCCCAGTAGATACGTTTAAAGACTGGCAAGCTATTAATCTACCTCATACCTGGAACCGCTTTGATGGTCAAGATGGTGGCGGTGATTATTATCGTGGTAAATGTTGGTATGCGAAAGAATTAGATATTCCAGAATTAAAACCAGGCACACAAGTATATGTAGAATTTCAGGCTGCATCTTCTCGATGTGAAGTATATGTAAATGGAGTAAAAGCCACCGAACATGAAGGTGGTTATAGCTTATTCCGTGTAAATATTACATCACTACTTTCTACGGATAAAAATATACTATCCGTAATGGTTACTAATGAGCATCAAGAACAGATTTACCCTCAAATGGCTGACTTCACTTTTTATGGAGGTTTATATCGTGAGGTGAATCTAATTTTTGTTCCTGAAACACATTTTTCTTTAGATTTTTATGGTTCAACAGGTATGACTGCTTCATCTACTCTTACAGGTGACAAAGAAGCTGAAATTACTTTACATGCTTACGTACATGAACCTAAAGAAAGTGATCAAGTAATATTTTCAATTAAAGATGAAAGTGGTCAAATAATTGCAAACATCGCAAGACCAGCAGAAGAAGATACATGTGTTCAATTAACCTTATCTGATTTACATTTATGGCAAGGTGTCATTGATCCTTACCTATATGAAATAGAGACTTTACTTGTACGTCATAACGAAGTACTTGATGAAATTTACACACGACACGGCTTCCGTGAATTTTCTGTAGATCCTCAAAAAGGATTCTTTTTGAATGGAATCTTAACTCCATTACGTGGTGTTTCCCGTCACCAAGATCGTCTTGATCAAGGAAATGCTTTAACGTATGAAGATCATCTTGAAGATGCTTTACTCATTAAAGAATTAGGCGCAAACACTATAAGACTAGCTCACTATCAGCACAGCACAGACTTTTATGATCTATGTGATCAACTTGGTTTTATTTTGTGGGCAGAAATTCCTTTTATTTCCTCAATGAGCGAAGATCCAAAAGCACATCAAAATTGTATTAGTCAAATGAAGGAACTGATTTATCAAAATTATAATCATTCTTCTATTTGTTTCTGGGGTATCTCAAATGAAATTACTATTGGCGGAGTAAAAGAAGGCTTAGTAGATAATTTGAAAGAATTAAATGATCTAGTACACGAACTTGATCCAACCCGTCTGTCCACTATGGCGCAAGTAAGCAACCTTCCTATAGAAGATGTTCAAAATCAAATTACTGATACGGTTGGATATAACCACTACTTTGGGTGGTACGCTGGTGATCTAGCGGATAATGAAAAATGGTTAGATAAATTCCATGAAGTACATCCAGATCGGGCGTTAGGAATTTCAGAGTATGGTTGTGAAGGAATCATTACTTATCATAATGAAAATCCAAAAGCTGGAGATTACAGTGAAGAGTATCAAGCTCTTTATCATGAACATATGGCAAAAATAATTGATGAGCGCCCATGGCTCTGGGGAACTCATGTATGGAATATGTTTGATTTTGGTTGTGATGCTCGTAATGAAGGTGGAGTAGCTGGAAGAAACAATAAAGGCTTGATAACTATAGATCGTAAAGTAAAAAAAGATAGTTTTTATTTGTACAAAGCTTATTGGAGTCAAGAACCAGTATTGCACATCTGTAGCAAACGATATGCAAAACGTTCTAGTGAATCTATTACTGTAAAAGTTTATAGTAACCAATCAGAAGTAGAGCTCCAAGTAAATGGTATCCCTGTTGGTAAACAAACTGGTAAACATGTATTTGAATTTGAAAACATTCTTTTAAAAGATAAATTTACTCAAATAGATGCAGTTAGCGAGAACTTAAAAGACACAACCATTTTCGAAAAAGTTAATGAGCCTTATGCTCCTTATATTTTGATAGAAGATGAGTCTGAAACAGGTGTAATGAACTGGTTTGATGATATAGATATCTCTGAGAAAAAGACTTTAACTTTTGATGAACGTTATTTCTCCATTCGTAACACAATGAATGAAATCTTAGAAAGTAAAGAAGCAGCAACAATAGTTATTAATGCAGTAAGTAGCATAATGGGTATGCGACTCAAAAAATCTATGCTAGGGGTAATGGGTGAACAAACACTCGAAAATCTTGGTAGTACTATTTCTGGAGCAAGTGACAAAGAAATAGATGTAGAGGCTGTAGAATCATATATCAATAGTGAATTACAAAAAATCAAAAGATGA
- a CDS encoding DUF4962 domain-containing protein, translated as MKKYLLINDRLEQLREEKTTIRSSHLTRLLEQCDAYLSQEAHIEHPPTSITYMGMAAANLSLAYVLTKQEHYLEEAKRWLLTGCRYDVWGYGFLVDVDLSASWLLFGYGLSYNWIGEFLTPDEKQEVLDKLILQGNKMFNYGEENRGHSWSTNYWQNHNWINYTGLLTTAYAIQSEYDEANRWIEVIKDNFEKVFEYLPEDGSNYEGTGYWRYAMNFFLAGADLLKEQEGIDHFKSPFLKNTFYYRLYQSAPNWEENINFSDVHDRRSSNSISAFYKIASEYNNGHAQWLGNLVKEKFLFREAYESKIFPGILPEAFLEYIWYNDDIKEENPDTLPLTKFFPDLGLAVIRSSWDRDAIHFSIKSSAPGGNIQWEKSWEMDEENDWNTRSLTHYHVDFNSFILMGYDTTLAMDEGFHRTSRAKVHNMITVDDTGCVGEKIWDEGTLEDPVLFDLNCKGIYNVWKDVPKEAVAKVEDYVSEGGYTYYVADSNKLYYPEMKLTRNARNVIYSEMGYFIMLDELKSDLEHTYTWHLHSEQYAEKIKGTDVYKMQNGKGSLNIYPVLPEDLECRVEETVIREIMTPQRPDDIREIILKTLCIENKEKRGNVHFINILQPESSFTDKLLNVRQIKGEGYIGVEIEKDSKVETFIYSETGQINYNGIQSDANWVSVIIEQDQLVKYAVYQGSSLILNNVELFKSEERKTFTTFNE; from the coding sequence ATGAAAAAATATCTATTAATTAACGATAGACTAGAACAATTGAGGGAAGAAAAAACAACAATTAGGAGTTCACATTTAACAAGGTTATTAGAACAATGTGATGCGTATCTAAGTCAAGAGGCTCATATTGAACACCCACCAACTAGTATTACATACATGGGAATGGCGGCAGCTAATTTAAGTTTAGCGTACGTATTAACTAAACAAGAACATTATTTAGAAGAAGCGAAGAGGTGGTTGTTAACGGGATGTCGCTATGATGTTTGGGGATACGGATTTTTAGTTGACGTAGATTTAAGTGCCTCTTGGTTACTTTTTGGATATGGATTATCATATAACTGGATTGGAGAATTTCTAACGCCAGATGAGAAGCAAGAAGTACTAGATAAGTTAATATTACAAGGAAATAAAATGTTCAATTACGGTGAAGAAAACAGAGGGCATAGTTGGTCGACTAACTATTGGCAAAATCATAACTGGATCAACTATACAGGTCTCTTAACAACTGCTTATGCGATACAGTCAGAATATGATGAAGCCAATCGCTGGATTGAAGTGATTAAGGATAACTTTGAAAAAGTATTTGAGTACTTGCCAGAAGATGGTAGTAACTATGAAGGAACAGGTTATTGGAGATATGCCATGAATTTCTTCTTAGCAGGAGCAGATTTACTAAAAGAACAGGAAGGTATTGATCATTTCAAATCACCGTTCTTAAAAAATACGTTCTATTATCGATTGTATCAATCAGCACCGAATTGGGAAGAAAATATTAATTTCTCCGATGTACATGATAGAAGAAGTTCTAATTCCATTTCAGCTTTTTACAAGATTGCTAGTGAGTACAACAATGGTCATGCACAATGGCTTGGGAACCTAGTTAAAGAGAAGTTTTTATTTAGAGAAGCCTATGAAAGTAAGATTTTCCCAGGTATTTTACCGGAAGCTTTCTTAGAATATATTTGGTATAACGATGATATTAAAGAAGAAAATCCAGATACTCTTCCATTAACAAAATTTTTCCCCGATTTAGGTTTGGCTGTTATTCGTTCTTCGTGGGATAGAGATGCCATCCATTTTTCTATTAAATCAAGTGCACCAGGTGGAAATATTCAGTGGGAGAAGTCTTGGGAAATGGATGAAGAAAACGACTGGAATACCAGAAGTTTAACTCACTATCATGTTGATTTTAACAGCTTTATATTAATGGGATATGATACGACGCTTGCAATGGATGAAGGCTTCCATAGAACGTCTAGAGCGAAGGTTCATAATATGATTACAGTGGATGACACGGGTTGTGTTGGTGAAAAAATATGGGATGAAGGAACATTAGAGGATCCTGTTTTATTTGATTTGAATTGTAAGGGAATCTATAATGTTTGGAAAGATGTTCCGAAAGAAGCAGTCGCAAAGGTAGAAGATTATGTTAGTGAAGGTGGATATACGTACTATGTTGCTGATTCTAATAAATTATATTATCCTGAAATGAAATTAACTCGCAACGCAAGAAATGTAATTTATAGTGAAATGGGCTACTTCATTATGTTAGATGAGCTGAAGAGTGATTTAGAACATACATACACATGGCATCTACATTCAGAACAATATGCTGAGAAGATTAAGGGTACAGATGTATATAAGATGCAGAATGGAAAAGGTTCCTTAAATATTTATCCTGTCTTACCAGAAGATTTAGAGTGTCGTGTGGAAGAAACGGTTATACGTGAAATCATGACTCCTCAAAGACCAGATGATATCAGAGAAATAATCCTTAAAACTCTTTGTATAGAGAATAAAGAAAAAAGAGGAAATGTACACTTTATAAATATTTTACAGCCTGAATCTAGCTTTACCGATAAGTTGTTGAATGTTAGACAAATTAAAGGCGAAGGATACATCGGTGTTGAAATAGAAAAAGATTCAAAAGTGGAGACCTTCATCTATTCAGAAACAGGACAGATCAACTATAATGGCATTCAATCAGATGCTAACTGGGTTTCTGTTATAATAGAGCAGGATCAACTGGTTAAATACGCTGTATATCAAGGATCCTCACTAATTTTGAATAATGTAGAATTATTCAAAAGTGAAGAAAGAAAAACATTTACAACTTTTAATGAATAA